One segment of Neodiprion fabricii isolate iyNeoFabr1 chromosome 1, iyNeoFabr1.1, whole genome shotgun sequence DNA contains the following:
- the LOC124178939 gene encoding adenine phosphoribosyltransferase isoform X1, which produces MDEAHRLKIAVVRNAIGTYPDFPKPGVIFRDVFSILTNVSASQVLMDLMVEHARSLGIDVIVGLDARGFLFGPLIAAKLEKPFVPIRKKGKLPGRVLSQSFKLEYGEDTFEIQENVLGKRKRVLVVDDLLATGGTMAAAIQLLNLAEANVHCLVVIELTSLNGRSKLAAPVHSIVQFE; this is translated from the exons ATGGACGAAGCTCATCGTCTGAAGATAGCGGTCGTAAGAAATGCGATTGGCACGTATCCTGACTTTCCAAAACCAGGAGTTATATTCAG AGACGTGTTCAGTATTCTGACCAATGTCAGTGCATCACAGGTATTGATGGATCTCATGGTGGAGCATGCAAGGTCGTTGGGAATTGATGTAATCGTAGGTTTGGATGCCAGAGGATTCTTGTTTGGACCCTTAATAGCTGCCAAACTTGAGAAACCATTCGTACCTATAAGGAAGAAGGGCAAGTTGCCTGGTCGAGTTCTGTCTCAGTCTTTTAAACTTGAGTACGGGGAG GATACTTTTGAAATACAAGAAAATGTTCTGGGCAAAAGGAAACGTGTGCTAGTCGTTGATGATCTTCTCGCAACTGGAG GGACAATGGCGGCAGCTATTCAGTTGTTGAATTTAGCTGAGGCGAATGTTCATTGCCTGGTAGTAATAGAGCTGACATCACTCAATGGACGTAGCAAATTGGCGGCTCCCGTACACTCCATCGtacaatttgaataa
- the LOC124178939 gene encoding adenine phosphoribosyltransferase isoform X2, translated as MDEAHRLKIAVVRNAIGTYPDFPKPGVIFRDVFSILTNVSASQVLMDLMVEHARSLGIDVIVGLDARGFLFGPLIAAKLEKPFVPIRKKGKLPGRVLSQSFKLEYGEDTFEIQENVLGKRKRVLVVDDLLATGVFFSENERHFCMYNADRDYKT; from the exons ATGGACGAAGCTCATCGTCTGAAGATAGCGGTCGTAAGAAATGCGATTGGCACGTATCCTGACTTTCCAAAACCAGGAGTTATATTCAG AGACGTGTTCAGTATTCTGACCAATGTCAGTGCATCACAGGTATTGATGGATCTCATGGTGGAGCATGCAAGGTCGTTGGGAATTGATGTAATCGTAGGTTTGGATGCCAGAGGATTCTTGTTTGGACCCTTAATAGCTGCCAAACTTGAGAAACCATTCGTACCTATAAGGAAGAAGGGCAAGTTGCCTGGTCGAGTTCTGTCTCAGTCTTTTAAACTTGAGTACGGGGAG GATACTTTTGAAATACAAGAAAATGTTCTGGGCAAAAGGAAACGTGTGCTAGTCGTTGATGATCTTCTCGCAACTGGAG tttttttttcagaaaacgagaGGCATTTTTGCATGTACAATGCAGATAGAGATTACAAGACTTAA
- the LOC124178939 gene encoding adenine phosphoribosyltransferase isoform X3 — protein sequence MDEAHRLKIAVVRNAIGTYPDFPKPGVIFRDVFSILTNVSASQVLMDLMVEHARSLGIDVIVGLDARGFLFGPLIAAKLEKPFVPIRKKGKLPGRVLSQSFKLEYGEDTFEIQENVLGKRKRVLVVDDLLATGENERHFCMYNADRDYKT from the exons ATGGACGAAGCTCATCGTCTGAAGATAGCGGTCGTAAGAAATGCGATTGGCACGTATCCTGACTTTCCAAAACCAGGAGTTATATTCAG AGACGTGTTCAGTATTCTGACCAATGTCAGTGCATCACAGGTATTGATGGATCTCATGGTGGAGCATGCAAGGTCGTTGGGAATTGATGTAATCGTAGGTTTGGATGCCAGAGGATTCTTGTTTGGACCCTTAATAGCTGCCAAACTTGAGAAACCATTCGTACCTATAAGGAAGAAGGGCAAGTTGCCTGGTCGAGTTCTGTCTCAGTCTTTTAAACTTGAGTACGGGGAG GATACTTTTGAAATACAAGAAAATGTTCTGGGCAAAAGGAAACGTGTGCTAGTCGTTGATGATCTTCTCGCAACTGGAG aaaacgagaGGCATTTTTGCATGTACAATGCAGATAGAGATTACAAGACTTAA
- the LOC124178806 gene encoding TBC1 domain family member 31 isoform X1 yields MNVKKWISLKKISHSYSLDPLADDVKSNTSGSCRTAKRQLTRLAFDETENRLLAVDSKGLIILVELGECMRYCKLGTVQSCTFIAFNPLNKIEILVGSIDGTIKITKISGDAREHCSLIGHKFPVKYIATYKNYALTTSSKEVIMWDLSTFSKVHQLRFFTTNVNVRRARFSSTGIIAVLYRDCTLQVWEFERLDQDTKINVKPFGLRDVRDYQFTKDGRAMVMAGISNNIVIINTFKWDLIKRLELPDGLACIKELSFLPQVLDGGANKILAILCSDHTLHFIDLSTSCAVPLSSSNPLVDINHLSISPNGRYIACIDIAGSLRLEIADNLLSSEPKQKAKIFKPNQSRSHDLGHHLRCVRQYIQEELNLKRLIPILKEFGEYPRKHRPLIWASILELPRNLCAYSALTNKTPQQGLMEKILVDYPLADKGKALVLATIINCLVHWCPLLSHSTFLPRLVFPFIVVFQGNHLLAFEIIISVLSNYCQRWFEYHPLPPLNVLAMLENVLSEADPLLLNYFCEKGVTSSEYIWPLLQTTLSEVLSGDEWLILWDHLFSSGRSTLLLMSSIAYSICSREVIMSQLHSTQDFTQFYRAQGHVRVVDLLRVVRRLDQNTPYHLHPDRYLRSTMHRLPKTGPYPSFLNDQYPKYLTEDSQLELQRLQRNDEQATILRHSRRCHLKAAEERKLRIERDNFLKEIEAARVDEQRRCYDAKVLNNKLSLKNLYKQNRNTRKSHDLEESSIETEDQAIEQQLQAKQCQTLQGQVKKLEFEVQTLLKTLDSSTTTQVTICK; encoded by the exons ATGAATGTCAAGAAGTGGATttccttgaaaaaaatatcgcacaGCTACAGTCTAGACCCGTTGGCTGATGATGTGAAGTCAAATACTTCGGGCAGCTGCCGAACGGCTAAGAGGCAACTGACACGGCTCGCCTTTGATGAAACGGAAAATCGCCTTCTAGCCGTTGATTCCAAAGGACTGATTATCCTAGTTGAACTTGGAGAATGTATGAGATACTGCAAGTTAGGGACAGTACAGTCTTGTACATTTATAGCATTCAATCCTCtgaacaaaattgaaatacttgTCGGATCGATTGATGGAACGATtaaaatcacaaaaataaGTGGAGATGCCAGAGAGCATTGCTCACTTATCGGCCACAAGTTccctgtaaaatatattgcCACTTACAAGAATTATGCCTTGACTACTTCTTCAAAAGAAGTTATAATGTGGGATCTTTCTACATTCAGCAAGGTTCATCAACTCCGATTTTTCACTACCAATGTCAACGTCCGCCGAGCCAGGTTTTCGTCAACAGGAATCATAGCTGTACTGTATCGCGATTGTACACTACAAGTCTGGGAGTTTGAACGGCTTGATCAGGACACTAAAATTAACGTGAAACCATTCGGGCTACGAGATGTTCGCGATTATCAGTTTACAAAAGATGGACGGGCGATGGTGATGGCAGGAATATCGAACAACATCGTCATCATAAACACCTTCAAATGGGATTTGATCAAACGTCTCGAATTACCGGATGGACTGGCGTGTATAAAAGAGCTCAGCTTTTTGCCCCAAGTCCTGGATGGAGGTGCTAACAAAATCTTGGCCATCCTATGCTCCGATCACACCTTGCACTTTATAGATTTGAGTACATCTTGTGCCGTGCCGCTGTCGTCAAGTAATCCTTTGGTCGATATCAATCACCTTAGTATATCACCGAATGGGCGGTATATAGCGTGCATAGACATAGCGGGAAGTCTAAGATTGGAAATAGCAGATAATCTGTTATCATCGGAGCCCAAGCAGAAGGCAAAGATTTTTAAGCCAAATCAATCTCGTTCTCATGACTTGGGTCATCACTTGAGATGTGTCAGACAATATATCCAGgaagaattaaatttgaaaagactTATACCCATATTAAAAGAGTTTGGAGAGTATCCACGTAAACATCGTCCGCTTATATGGGCATCAATATTGGAGTTGCCAAGAAATCTATGTGCCTACTCAGCTTTGACCAACAAAACCCCTCAGCAAGGACTGATGGAGAAGATTTTGGTCGATTACCCCCTGGCGGATAAGGGCAAAGCCTTGGTTCTGGCCACGATCATCAACTGTTTGGTTCACTGGTGTCCTCTCCTCTCACACAGCACTTTTTTGCCACGGCTCGTCTTTCCGTTCATTGTTGTTttccag GGAAATCACCTGCTCGCTTTCGAAATTATCATCTCAGTATTATCAAACTATTGCCAACGATGGTTCGAATATCATCCTTTACCTCCATTGAACGTTTTAGCTATGCTAGAAAACGTTTTATCTGAAGCTGACCCTTTGCTCCTAAATTACTTTTGTGAAAAAGGTGTAACGTCAAGTGAATACATTTGGCCTTTGCTGCAAACCACACTGAGTGAAGTACTTTCCGGAGATGAATGGTTGATTTTATGGGATCATCTTTTCTCATCTGGTCGCTCGACTCTTTTATTAATGAGCTCAATCGCCTACAGCATTTGTTCACGGGAAGTTATCATGTCTCAATTGCATTCCACCCAGGACTTTACACAGTTCTACCGTGCACAGGGGCATGTAAGAGTCGTAGATTTATTGAGAGTGGTACGTAGATTAGATCAAAATACACCGTATCATCTCCACCCGGACAGATATTTGAG GAGCACGATGCATCGGTTACCTAAAACAGGACCATACCCCTCATTTTTGAATGACCAGTATCCAAAGTATCTTACGGAGGATTCACAATTGGAACTGCAAAGATTACAACGAAATGATGAGCAAGCAACAATACTTAGACATAGCAGACGTTGCCACTTGAAAGCCgcggaagaaagaaaactgcGAATAGAAAGAGATAATTTTCTAAAAGAAATTGAGGCTGCTAGAGTAGACG AGCAACGTCGATGTTACGATGCAAAAGTTTTGAACAACAAattaagtttaaaaaatctctACAAGCAAAATCGAAATACTAGGAAGTCCCACGACCTCGAAGAATCCAGCATCGAGACAGAAGATCAAGCTATAGAACAACAATTGCAAGCTAAACAGTGTCAAACATTGCAAGgtcaagtaaaaaaattggaattcgAGGTTCAAACATTGTTAAAAACACTAGACTCTAGTACTACTACACAAGTCACAATTTGTAAATAA
- the LOC124178806 gene encoding TBC1 domain family member 31 isoform X2 — MPESIAHLSATSSLKVHQLRFFTTNVNVRRARFSSTGIIAVLYRDCTLQVWEFERLDQDTKINVKPFGLRDVRDYQFTKDGRAMVMAGISNNIVIINTFKWDLIKRLELPDGLACIKELSFLPQVLDGGANKILAILCSDHTLHFIDLSTSCAVPLSSSNPLVDINHLSISPNGRYIACIDIAGSLRLEIADNLLSSEPKQKAKIFKPNQSRSHDLGHHLRCVRQYIQEELNLKRLIPILKEFGEYPRKHRPLIWASILELPRNLCAYSALTNKTPQQGLMEKILVDYPLADKGKALVLATIINCLVHWCPLLSHSTFLPRLVFPFIVVFQGNHLLAFEIIISVLSNYCQRWFEYHPLPPLNVLAMLENVLSEADPLLLNYFCEKGVTSSEYIWPLLQTTLSEVLSGDEWLILWDHLFSSGRSTLLLMSSIAYSICSREVIMSQLHSTQDFTQFYRAQGHVRVVDLLRVVRRLDQNTPYHLHPDRYLRSTMHRLPKTGPYPSFLNDQYPKYLTEDSQLELQRLQRNDEQATILRHSRRCHLKAAEERKLRIERDNFLKEIEAARVDEQRRCYDAKVLNNKLSLKNLYKQNRNTRKSHDLEESSIETEDQAIEQQLQAKQCQTLQGQVKKLEFEVQTLLKTLDSSTTTQVTICK, encoded by the exons ATGCCAGAGAGCATTGCTCACTTATCGGCCACAAGTTccct CAAGGTTCATCAACTCCGATTTTTCACTACCAATGTCAACGTCCGCCGAGCCAGGTTTTCGTCAACAGGAATCATAGCTGTACTGTATCGCGATTGTACACTACAAGTCTGGGAGTTTGAACGGCTTGATCAGGACACTAAAATTAACGTGAAACCATTCGGGCTACGAGATGTTCGCGATTATCAGTTTACAAAAGATGGACGGGCGATGGTGATGGCAGGAATATCGAACAACATCGTCATCATAAACACCTTCAAATGGGATTTGATCAAACGTCTCGAATTACCGGATGGACTGGCGTGTATAAAAGAGCTCAGCTTTTTGCCCCAAGTCCTGGATGGAGGTGCTAACAAAATCTTGGCCATCCTATGCTCCGATCACACCTTGCACTTTATAGATTTGAGTACATCTTGTGCCGTGCCGCTGTCGTCAAGTAATCCTTTGGTCGATATCAATCACCTTAGTATATCACCGAATGGGCGGTATATAGCGTGCATAGACATAGCGGGAAGTCTAAGATTGGAAATAGCAGATAATCTGTTATCATCGGAGCCCAAGCAGAAGGCAAAGATTTTTAAGCCAAATCAATCTCGTTCTCATGACTTGGGTCATCACTTGAGATGTGTCAGACAATATATCCAGgaagaattaaatttgaaaagactTATACCCATATTAAAAGAGTTTGGAGAGTATCCACGTAAACATCGTCCGCTTATATGGGCATCAATATTGGAGTTGCCAAGAAATCTATGTGCCTACTCAGCTTTGACCAACAAAACCCCTCAGCAAGGACTGATGGAGAAGATTTTGGTCGATTACCCCCTGGCGGATAAGGGCAAAGCCTTGGTTCTGGCCACGATCATCAACTGTTTGGTTCACTGGTGTCCTCTCCTCTCACACAGCACTTTTTTGCCACGGCTCGTCTTTCCGTTCATTGTTGTTttccag GGAAATCACCTGCTCGCTTTCGAAATTATCATCTCAGTATTATCAAACTATTGCCAACGATGGTTCGAATATCATCCTTTACCTCCATTGAACGTTTTAGCTATGCTAGAAAACGTTTTATCTGAAGCTGACCCTTTGCTCCTAAATTACTTTTGTGAAAAAGGTGTAACGTCAAGTGAATACATTTGGCCTTTGCTGCAAACCACACTGAGTGAAGTACTTTCCGGAGATGAATGGTTGATTTTATGGGATCATCTTTTCTCATCTGGTCGCTCGACTCTTTTATTAATGAGCTCAATCGCCTACAGCATTTGTTCACGGGAAGTTATCATGTCTCAATTGCATTCCACCCAGGACTTTACACAGTTCTACCGTGCACAGGGGCATGTAAGAGTCGTAGATTTATTGAGAGTGGTACGTAGATTAGATCAAAATACACCGTATCATCTCCACCCGGACAGATATTTGAG GAGCACGATGCATCGGTTACCTAAAACAGGACCATACCCCTCATTTTTGAATGACCAGTATCCAAAGTATCTTACGGAGGATTCACAATTGGAACTGCAAAGATTACAACGAAATGATGAGCAAGCAACAATACTTAGACATAGCAGACGTTGCCACTTGAAAGCCgcggaagaaagaaaactgcGAATAGAAAGAGATAATTTTCTAAAAGAAATTGAGGCTGCTAGAGTAGACG AGCAACGTCGATGTTACGATGCAAAAGTTTTGAACAACAAattaagtttaaaaaatctctACAAGCAAAATCGAAATACTAGGAAGTCCCACGACCTCGAAGAATCCAGCATCGAGACAGAAGATCAAGCTATAGAACAACAATTGCAAGCTAAACAGTGTCAAACATTGCAAGgtcaagtaaaaaaattggaattcgAGGTTCAAACATTGTTAAAAACACTAGACTCTAGTACTACTACACAAGTCACAATTTGTAAATAA